In the genome of Pseudomonadota bacterium, one region contains:
- a CDS encoding methyltransferase domain-containing protein encodes MSAAFTRALLDGASAPYRSAGRFAWYFARGKLNGDPAFLGLLERGLIPDDARILDLGCGQGLLAAWLLEARALFDAGHWPAHWPPAPKPLAYRGIELMPREVRRARRALGGRAELVRGDIRTTDFGKPNTVVILDVLHYIDYAAQENVLARVRDALAPTGMLLLRVGNADGGLPFRISNWVDHLVAFTRGHRFPTFYCRSLQDWQSSLCRLGFTVASVPMSRGTPFANVLLVASLMGRVG; translated from the coding sequence ATGAGCGCTGCATTCACCCGCGCGCTGCTCGATGGCGCCTCTGCCCCCTATCGCTCCGCCGGGCGTTTCGCCTGGTACTTCGCGCGAGGAAAGCTCAATGGCGACCCCGCTTTTCTCGGCCTCTTGGAACGGGGTCTGATCCCCGACGACGCGCGCATTCTCGATCTCGGCTGCGGCCAGGGCTTGCTGGCCGCATGGCTCCTCGAGGCGCGCGCCTTATTCGACGCGGGCCATTGGCCGGCGCACTGGCCACCGGCGCCGAAACCGCTGGCGTATCGGGGTATCGAGTTGATGCCGCGCGAGGTGCGCCGCGCCAGACGGGCACTCGGCGGGCGGGCGGAGCTGGTCCGGGGCGACATCCGCACGACCGACTTCGGTAAGCCGAATACCGTCGTGATCCTGGACGTGCTGCACTACATCGACTACGCTGCCCAGGAGAATGTGCTGGCGCGCGTGCGCGATGCACTGGCACCCACAGGGATGCTCTTGCTGCGGGTGGGAAACGCCGACGGCGGCCTTCCGTTCCGGATCTCCAACTGGGTCGATCACCTCGTCGCCTTCACCCGCGGCCATCGGTTTCCCACATTTTACTGCCGCTCCCTGCAAGACTGGCAATCGTCGCTCTGCCGCCTCGGCTTCACGGTCGCGTCGGTGCCGATGAGTCGCGGTACGCCGTTCGCGAACGTGTTGCTCGTCGCTAGCCTAATGGGCCGCGTCGGTTGA